Within the Pseudomonas fulva genome, the region GCAGCCAGTCGACCGTGATGTGTTCGAGCCCCTCCCTGCAACGCCCACGGCCATGGAACAGGCGACGCGTTTCGGCCGGCCTGGCGTTCAGCGCATCGTTCAGGTGTCGGTGTAGCAGGGCAAGATGGGCGGCATTCATGGGGAGGGCGTGATCGGTCGGCGGGGCGCGGCAGTTTAAACCAGCTCATCGGGGGGAGGGTGGCCGGGCGGCGCATAAAAAAGCCCGTCACGAGGACGGGCCAACTGTGCCACTGGAGTCAGCGATGCGATGGGCGTGTTACAGGATCGACAACGGGTAGTTGAAGATCAGGCGGTTTTCACTGGCGTCCTGGCCGACGTCGCGGCGGACGCTGGAGTTGCGCCAGCGGATGCTCAGGTTCTTGAAGGTGCCGTCCTGCACGGTATAGGCCAGCTCGGATTCGCGTGCCCATTCCTCGGCTTCGCCGCCACCGGCCACACGAATGTTCGAGCCGCTCATGTAGCGGTTCATCAACACCAGGCCGGGGACGCCCAGGCCGGCGAAGTTGTAGTCGTGGCGTACCTGCCAGGAACGTTCTTCAGGGCTGTCGAAGCTGGTGGTGAAACCGTCGTTGACCAGGGTGCCGCCGCTGGCGCCGTCGACGCGCATGAACTTGGTGTCGCCGCCCATGCGCTGGTAGCCCACCAGGAAGGTGTTGTTGCCACGCTTGGCGGACAGGGCGCCCTGGTAGACCTTGTTGTCCAGGTCGCCGGCCTTGGCCGAGCCTTCATCCTTGCCGGTGACGTAGCCGAGGTTGGCGCCCAGTACCCAGTCGCCGACCGGCTGGCTGTGGGTCAGTTGCAGGTAGCTCTGCTGGTAGATGTCTTCCAGGCGCGCGTGCCACAGGCCGACCAGGGTGTTGTTGCCGTTGAACTTGAACTCGCCGCCACCGAAGTTGAAATCGCCACCGGAAATGCCGCTGTAGGACATGTCTTCACGGCTGGCGTCGTTGCGCTGGCTGTTCTTCCAGAACTGACCGCCGAACAGGGTCAGGCCGTCGATTTCCGCGGAGGTGATCTGCGCGCCCTGGAAGGTCTGGGGCAGCGAACGGCCGTCGTCGGCACGCAGGATCGGCAGCACGGCGAACCACTCGCCGACCTTCAGTTCGGTTTTCGAGATCTTGGCCTTGGCGGCCACGGCGGTACGCCCGAAGTCGTCGGGAATGTTGCGATTGGCCGCCGGGCCGTGCTCTGGCAGCAGGCCGCTGTTGCTGGTGTTGGCATTGCCATCCAGCTTGACCGAGTACAGGCCCAGCACGTCGATGCCGAAACCTACGGTGCCGGCCGTGTAGCCGGAGCGCGCATCGAGAATGAAGCTCTGCGTCCAGCCCTCTGCCTGGCCCTGGCGCTCGCCATTGATGACCGGGTCGGTGCCGTTGAGGTAGTTACGGTTGAAGTAGTAGTTACGCAGGTTCAGCGACACCTTGGCATCGTCTACGAAGCCATCGGCATGGGCGGCGAACGGCACGGCCAGGGCCATGGTTCCGGCCCCGATCAGGCCCAGCGAGATGATTTTGCGTGCGGTCATTGTTGTTGTGCTCCCGATTTTTGAACAGCCCGTCCTCTGTCGATCGCTGATCGGCATGCCGTGAGGGCGGTATGGAATGCCCTTTACAGGGCGCAGACCTGCGCGATGACGCAGGACGTGCCTCAGGCCCTAGCCTTTGGCGAATAGGTGGCGCGCAGGTATCGAGATGAATGCGGCGGATCGGGCGCGGGTGCCCGGAAGACGGTATGCGGGTGACGTGAAGGCGACTGGCTTCATGGTGCGACCTTTTTTGTTTTTATAAGGCTTGTTGTCATACAACATTGGCGGCGATTATCGACAGCTCCCAATCGGCTTGTCAACGCAAGCCGATGAAAAGATCTCCTGAGCCTTCCAGGATGCCCTGTCGATACGTGCAGTCTGTGGTCAATGCCTTGCAAATAAAAGCTTTCAGCGTTTCTCTTGAAGCACGAGAAGGTTTTTGGAGGGTATCGCGGCCAGGGAGCCTATGCACTCTCGCCACTGGCCCAATGTTGTGCGATAACGGATGACGAATCAAAAACAAGAGAAGCGTCATGCCACATTGCCTGATCGAAGGTTCCCGCTCCCTGCTGCAACTCGTGGACGGTCATGAATTGGTGACGCGGGTCCATGCGGCCGCCATGGGCAGCGGATTGTTCAAGGACGGCGAGGTGAAGGTGCGGCTAAGCCTTTACGAGCACTTCACGGTCGGCGGTAGTGAGGAGGATTTCGTGCACGTGATCTTCTATCTACTGGCCGGTCGCAGCGACGAGCAGAAGAAAGCGCTGTCCATGGTCATCGTGCGCGCGCTGCTGGAACGCCTGCCGGCGGTTCGAAGCCTTTCGGTGGACGTGCGTGATATACGCCGCGAGGTGTTCAGCAACCGACGCAGTTGCCTGGACGCCGGCTGAGAGCGAGGGGCGGCCGGCAGGCCGCCCCAGCAGGTTCAGCCGCGGTAGTAGCGCTGCGCCACGAACGGGGTCTTGGCGACCTTCATGGCCACGCGCTTGCCGCGCACCAGGGCCCATACCTCGGCGTCCACGGCCGCGTGACTGCTCTGCACGTAGCCCATCGCCAGCGGCGCACCCAGGCTCGGGCCGAAGCCACCGCTGCAGACCTGGCCGATGACTTCGCCTTCGGCGTTCACCAGCTCGGCTCCTTCGCGCACCGGCTTACGCTCCTGGGGCAGCAGGCCGACGCGCTTGCGGGCGACGCCATCGCGCTGCTGGGCGAAGATCCGCTCGGCGCCCGGAAAACCGCCGGGGCGTGTGCCGTCGGCCCGGCGTGCCTTGGAGATCGCCCACAGCAGGCTGGCCTCGATCGGCGTGGTCTCGGCGCTCATGTCATGGCCGTAGAGGCACAGGCCGGCTTCCAGGCGCAGGGAATCGCGGGCGCCGAGGCCGATGGGTTGTACTTCCGGTTCGGCCAAGAGGCTGCGCGCCAATGCTTCGGCATGGTTGGCGGGCACCGAGATCTCGAAGCCGTCTTCGCCGGTATAGCCGGAGCGGCTGACGTAGCAGTCGACGCCAAGCAGGCGCACGGCCTGGAACTGCATGAAGGTCATCTTGGCGACTTCCGGCGCCAGGCGGGTCAGCACCTCGACCGCCCTGGGGCCCTGCAGGGCGAGCAGGGCACGCTCGAAGCGCGACTCGACCTGGCACTGGCCCGCGATGCGCTGCTGCAGGTGCATCAGATCCTGATGCTTGCAGGCGGCGTTGACCACCAGGAACAACGTGTCATCACCCAGGTTGGCGACCATCAGGTCGTCGAGGATGCCACCGTTGTCATCGGTGAACATGGCATAGCGTTGCATGCCCACCGGCAGGTCGACGATATCCACCGGCACCAGGCTTTCCAGTGCCTTGGCCGCACCGGCGCCGCGCAGGATGATCTGGCCCATGTGCGAGACATCGAACAGGCCGGCGGCTTCACGGGTATGCAGGTGTTCCTTCATCACGCCGAGCGGGTACTGCACCGGCATTTCGTAGCCGGCGAACGGCACCATGCGGGCACCGAGTTCCAGGTGCAGGGCATGAAGGGGCGTTTTCGCCAGTATTTCAGAGCTCATTGCGCTCTCCTGTATAGGTCGTGAGCGGCCCGCAACAGCGTGCGGGCTATAGAGGGAGGGGCTGCCGACGCGTTCGGCAGCCCAGGCGCGATCAGGCGTCCTGATAGGCCTCGATGGGCGGGCAGGCGCAGACCAGGTTGCGGTCGCCGAACACGTTGTCGACCCGGCCCACGGGCGGCCAGTACTTGCCGTCGATCAGGCTGCGGGTCGGGTAGACCGCCTGTTCGCGGCTGTACGGGTGCGTCCATTCGCCGACCAGTTCGGCGGCAGTGTGCGGGGCGTTTTTCAGCGGGTTGTCGTCGGCGTGCAGCTGGCCGCGCTCGACCGCGCGGATTTCCTCGCGGATGGCGATCATGGCGTCGCAGAAACGGTCCAGCTCTTCCTTGGACTCGCTCTCGGTGGGCTCGATCATCAGCGTGCCGGCCACCGGGAAGGACATGGTCGGGGCGTGGAAGCCGAAGTCGATCAGGCGCTTGGCCACGTCGTCGACGCTGATGCCGCTGCTGTCCTTGAGTGGGCGCAGGTCGAGGATGCACTCGTGGGCCACCAGGCCGCCTTCACCGCTGTACAGCACCGGGTAGTGCTCTTCCAGGCGACGGGCGATGTAGTTGGCGTTGAGGATCGCCATCTGCGAGGCCAGGCGCAGGCCGGTGCCGCCCATCATGCGGATGTACATCCAGGTGATCGGCAGGATGCTCGCGCTGCCGAACGGTGCGGCACTGACCGCACCCTCCTTGCGCGCCATGTGCCCGTGGCCGGGCAGGAACGGCGCCAGGTGGGCCTTTACACCGATCGGGCCGACGCCCGGGCCGCCACCGCCGTGGGGGATGCAGAAGGTCTTGTGCAGGTTCAGGTGGGACACGTCGCCGCCGAACTTGCCAGGGGCGCAGAGGCCGACCATGGCGTTCATGTTGGCGCCGTCGATGTACACCTGGCCGCCGTTGTCGTGGACGATGGCGCAGATCTCGCGGATGCCTTCCTCGAACACGCCATGGGTGGAGGGGTAGGTGATCATGATCGCCGCCAGCTGGTCGCGGTGCTGCTCGGCCTTGGCGCGCAGGTCGTCGATGTCGACGTTGCCGCGGGCGTCGCAGGCGGTCACCACCACGCGCATGCCGGCCATATGGGCGGTGGCCGGATTGGTGCCGTGGGCCGATTGCGGGATCAGGCAGATGTCGCGCTTGTCGTCGCCGCGGCTGTGGTGATAGGCGCGGATCGCCAGCAGGCCGGCGTATTCGCCCTGGGAGCCGGCGTTGGGCTGCAGCGACACGGCGTCGTAGCCGGTGGCGGCGCAGAGCATGGCTTCCAGCTCGTCGGTCAGCGCCTGATAGCCGGCGCTCTGCTCGGCCGGGGCGAAGGGGTGCAGGTTGCCGAACTCGGCCCAGGTGATCGGGATCATCTCGCTGGCGGCATTCAGTTTCATGGTGCAGGAGCCCAGCGGGATCATGCTGCGATCCAGGGCCAGGTCCTTGTCGGCGAGCTTGCGCAGGTAGCGCATCAGCTCGGTTTCCGAGTGGTAGCGGTTGAACACCCGGTGCTCGAGGATCGCCGACTGGCGCAGCTGTGCAGCCGGCAGGCTGCTGTCGGCCCCGGCGGCCAGTGCGGTGAAGTCCGGCATCGGCTTGTCGTCTGCGAACAGCGACCAGAGTTGCTCGATATCCGCCTGGGTGGTGGTTTCGTCGAACGACAGGCCGAGGCGCTCGGCATCCACTTCACGCAGGTTGATGCCGGCTGCACGGGCTTTCTCGTGCAGGGCGGCGGTCTGCGCACCGGTGCGCAGGGTAACGGTGTCGAAGAACGCCTGCTGCTCGACCGCCAGGCCGAGGCCCTGCACGCCACGGGCGAAGATCCGGGTTAGCTGATGGACGCGCCTGGCGATCCGGGTCAGCCCCTGTGGGCCGTGGTAGACGGCGTACATGGCGGCGATGTTGGCGAGCAGCACCTGGGCGGTGCAGATGTTGCTGGTGGCCTTCTCGCGGCGGATGTGCTGCTCGCGGGTCTGCATGGCCAGGCGCAGGGCCGGGTTGCCGAAGCGGTCCACCGACAGGCCGACCAGGCGGCCCGGCATGTCGCGCTTGAAGGCGTCACGGGTAGCGAAGTAGGCCGCATGCGGGCCACCGAAACCCAGCGGCACGCCAAAGCGCTGGGCGCTGCCCAGGGCTACGTCGGCGCCGAACTCGCCCGGTGCCTGCAGCAGGGTCAGGGCCAGCAGGTCGGCGGCGACGGCGACCAGGGCGTTGGCGCCGTGGAAGCGTTCGACCACCTCGCGGTAATCGAAGATGTCGCCATTGCTCGCCGGGTACTGCAGCAGGGCGCCGAAGAAGGCGCTGGCATCGTCAATGGCCGCTTCGTCACCGACCACTACCTCGATGCCCAGGGGGGCGGCGCGGGTGCGCAGCACATCGAGGGTCTGCGGGTGGCAATGCTGGGAGGCGAAGAAGGCGTTGGCGGCCTTGTTCTTCGACAGGCGCTTGCAGAAGGTCATGGCTTCGGCGGCGGCGGTGCCCTCGTCGAGCAGCGAAGCGTTGGCGATCGGCAGGCCGGTAAGGTCGCTGATCAGGGTCTGGAAGTTGAGCAGCGACTCCAGGCGACCCTGGGAGATTTCCGGCTGGTAAGGCGTGTAGGCGGTGTACCAGGCCGGGTTCTCCAGCAGGTTGCGCAGGATCGGCGACGGCGTGTGGGTGCCGTAGTAACCCTGGCCGATATAGTTGCGAAATAGCTTGTTCTTGGCAGCGATGGCCTTGATGGCGGCCAGGGCCTCGGCTTCGCTCTGGCCGTCGCCGGCCGGCAATACGCTGGTGCCCTTGATGCTGCCC harbors:
- a CDS encoding 5-carboxymethyl-2-hydroxymuconate Delta-isomerase is translated as MPHCLIEGSRSLLQLVDGHELVTRVHAAAMGSGLFKDGEVKVRLSLYEHFTVGGSEEDFVHVIFYLLAGRSDEQKKALSMVIVRALLERLPAVRSLSVDVRDIRREVFSNRRSCLDAG
- a CDS encoding OprD family porin, coding for MTARKIISLGLIGAGTMALAVPFAAHADGFVDDAKVSLNLRNYYFNRNYLNGTDPVINGERQGQAEGWTQSFILDARSGYTAGTVGFGIDVLGLYSVKLDGNANTSNSGLLPEHGPAANRNIPDDFGRTAVAAKAKISKTELKVGEWFAVLPILRADDGRSLPQTFQGAQITSAEIDGLTLFGGQFWKNSQRNDASREDMSYSGISGGDFNFGGGEFKFNGNNTLVGLWHARLEDIYQQSYLQLTHSQPVGDWVLGANLGYVTGKDEGSAKAGDLDNKVYQGALSAKRGNNTFLVGYQRMGGDTKFMRVDGASGGTLVNDGFTTSFDSPEERSWQVRHDYNFAGLGVPGLVLMNRYMSGSNIRVAGGGEAEEWARESELAYTVQDGTFKNLSIRWRNSSVRRDVGQDASENRLIFNYPLSIL
- the gcvP gene encoding aminomethyl-transferring glycine dehydrogenase, whose amino-acid sequence is MTDLTTRNEFIARHIGPRERDTAAMLETLGLSDLDALTASVIPGSIKGTSVLPAGDGQSEAEALAAIKAIAAKNKLFRNYIGQGYYGTHTPSPILRNLLENPAWYTAYTPYQPEISQGRLESLLNFQTLISDLTGLPIANASLLDEGTAAAEAMTFCKRLSKNKAANAFFASQHCHPQTLDVLRTRAAPLGIEVVVGDEAAIDDASAFFGALLQYPASNGDIFDYREVVERFHGANALVAVAADLLALTLLQAPGEFGADVALGSAQRFGVPLGFGGPHAAYFATRDAFKRDMPGRLVGLSVDRFGNPALRLAMQTREQHIRREKATSNICTAQVLLANIAAMYAVYHGPQGLTRIARRVHQLTRIFARGVQGLGLAVEQQAFFDTVTLRTGAQTAALHEKARAAGINLREVDAERLGLSFDETTTQADIEQLWSLFADDKPMPDFTALAAGADSSLPAAQLRQSAILEHRVFNRYHSETELMRYLRKLADKDLALDRSMIPLGSCTMKLNAASEMIPITWAEFGNLHPFAPAEQSAGYQALTDELEAMLCAATGYDAVSLQPNAGSQGEYAGLLAIRAYHHSRGDDKRDICLIPQSAHGTNPATAHMAGMRVVVTACDARGNVDIDDLRAKAEQHRDQLAAIMITYPSTHGVFEEGIREICAIVHDNGGQVYIDGANMNAMVGLCAPGKFGGDVSHLNLHKTFCIPHGGGGPGVGPIGVKAHLAPFLPGHGHMARKEGAVSAAPFGSASILPITWMYIRMMGGTGLRLASQMAILNANYIARRLEEHYPVLYSGEGGLVAHECILDLRPLKDSSGISVDDVAKRLIDFGFHAPTMSFPVAGTLMIEPTESESKEELDRFCDAMIAIREEIRAVERGQLHADDNPLKNAPHTAAELVGEWTHPYSREQAVYPTRSLIDGKYWPPVGRVDNVFGDRNLVCACPPIEAYQDA
- the gcvT gene encoding glycine cleavage system aminomethyltransferase GcvT, whose product is MSSEILAKTPLHALHLELGARMVPFAGYEMPVQYPLGVMKEHLHTREAAGLFDVSHMGQIILRGAGAAKALESLVPVDIVDLPVGMQRYAMFTDDNGGILDDLMVANLGDDTLFLVVNAACKHQDLMHLQQRIAGQCQVESRFERALLALQGPRAVEVLTRLAPEVAKMTFMQFQAVRLLGVDCYVSRSGYTGEDGFEISVPANHAEALARSLLAEPEVQPIGLGARDSLRLEAGLCLYGHDMSAETTPIEASLLWAISKARRADGTRPGGFPGAERIFAQQRDGVARKRVGLLPQERKPVREGAELVNAEGEVIGQVCSGGFGPSLGAPLAMGYVQSSHAAVDAEVWALVRGKRVAMKVAKTPFVAQRYYRG